The Anguilla rostrata isolate EN2019 chromosome 1, ASM1855537v3, whole genome shotgun sequence nucleotide sequence ACACCAGCATGTATACGTTTTACACTTAAGCAGGGTATGATGAGCCTGGTTAGAGCTCAAAGTGAATCTGTGGTGTAACAGTGTTATAATGCTGACAAGGGGTGTAACTGGGTAAGAATGGACTGGAAGCGGGTCTCTGTCACCTCTGCACGTAGGCGTAGAAAAACTGCAGCATACAGACCTCCAGGGAAAGATGCTTCTGttcagggagaagagagagggaagagagatggagaaaacaAGAAAGACAAAAGAGGAGAGGTGAGATTGAGAGAAGTACAGAGATGGCGATAATACACAGAGAAGAAGCAGTGGAGAAGAAAGAAGTGatagaaaagaaacagaaaggagACAAGAGttggaaaggaaaggagataaaAAGAAGAGTGATTGGAGTataaaggagagggagacagaagggggaggagaaagaATGTCAGTGCGACATAACCTACACAAAATCAAACGagcacaaaactacaaaaaaatcactgaagGACAAGCAGATTGCTTACAGAAGAATGTTAGTCTGCAACTCAGCTGTtacaaatacttaaaaaataaataatttcatttaaaaaaatcaataaaacagtaACATATGAATACCAATATTTTTACAGAATGGGTACATTAACTTTAGTACATTAACTCTTGAACAATCTGCTCAACTGAAAGGTAAATTCTGCCGTggttttttgctttgtgtgccAGTTAACAGGTTAATGGATGTTTCATATGCTATCAGCACAACGACACCACTTCCAGTGAGACTCATAATAGTTCTTCataatttttaatacatttttgaggagaaaaaagtATAGTCCAATCAAATATGTTAAACCATATATTTGTGTTAAAAAACCAGATCCATGACACTGCTTGCTGTGAGCTTAATCCAGTTTTTCGATGACATATCAAGAACAGCCCCTTTTtaccatatacagtatgtactgtttGAACACATGAGGTTATATAAAAGGGACAATTAGGTTATTTTGACATTAGAGCTCTGTCTTATAGCACTCTTGAGAGTATTCTACATAATCTTTCGATATAAAGTGTAGACATGTCCCTCAGTGTGTGTACGGCAAAGGGCAGCTCTCATTAATTGATTTCTGGTGCTGACGcgctgagaggagaggagcagtgcagtgtgaaatgGAGCAGGCTGAGTTCAGACCTTATCTTTGGCAATGGCGGGCGGCTGTTTCAGAACCTCTTTGACCGTCTGCATCACAGTCTCGGTGCGCATGGCGCTGACTGAACGCACCAGCTCCACCAGGAGGAGCTGCTCATCACTGGCAGTGGGAATCACCTGGAGAACCAACACAGACCCAAACAATCAAGATCAGAACCAACACAGACCCAACCACTCTAAATCAAAACCATCACAGACCCAGCCTTTCAAAATCAGAACCAACACAAACTCAACCACTCAAAATCAGAACCAACACAGACCCAACCACTCAGAACAGATACCAGCATGGGCCCAAACACACAACCAGAACCAACATAAATTCAACAACTCATAAGCAGACAATACTCCTCAAAACCAGAATCAACACAGACGCAATAACTGAAAGCGAACTGGACAAACACTCACAACATGAACTGAACACATGGATGAAACACATAAGGTACAATTACTCAGAACcaacaacaaaccaaaacacacaatGCCTGAACCAAACCCAAAGAAAACCCAGccagaaaacaaatgattaaaCACACGTCTGAAAGCTCAGACCCACAGACTGCCAAAAACAGAATTCAGAACCAGTGGACTCAAACACTCAGAGCCAATAACAGACAGACCAGCAGAGGCAGAATAAGACAAACAGGTCAAGAGGGACACCAAACATCAAGCATCATGCTTCGACAGCTGACATAAATAAGTCGGTAGAGGTCATTCCTTTGGTCATAGCAGttctaaaattacattttttcttccttgtaCCATTAATAACCATCTCTCCAAGTTTCACAACATTGTCCAGTTCGCCAGAAGACAAACCGGGAGGCAAACAGACCAACACAAAAGAGTCATAATGTAACCTTAGCCCCATCTAGTGGGATCTAACATAACTGCAGACCCATCTAAGTGCCTTTAGATATCCATCATGCGTATTCACAGATATGTGCATaaactgtgtgcatgttcactTCCATACCAAGCTTGTGAAGTATCCAATTTTGACTTGACACGAATAGTCTATACCTCAAGACAACCATCAGGCCATGTGTACGCACATCTAGAGGTTGAGAAGTTGAATTTCAAGCAGCAGTGTCTATTTCAGCTAAATCAAATAAGGGATTTGGCTTGGGTACAGTACATTACCGTACCAGTTTGATTTAACATACAGCAGGAGAATGACAAGCACTCAATATAAGGCTTGATGTTACACAATCATCAATCTAAGCAGTAATATGTATTATTGTTCACAGGATTTacagtggtgaaagaatataaGGCATACTATGAAATACACAAGTATGTGATGATGGCAGGGAAACAGGACCAAGCGAATAACACATGAAATGGCATGAATGACCTCACTGCctgccccagtgcagtgcagtgcagtgcagagacGTGCTCGGTGAGGTAGCCTCACCTTGTTGCGGGCGAGGCTTTTGCTGTGTCTCCTTTCGTTCCAGACGTAGGCGATGGCAGCCATGAAATGGGCCCCGTGATTCATAGATATGGGCCCTAGGAGCTCCAGAATCTGCTGCCTGAGGTTCTGCGCAGAGATCAGAGACGTGTGAGTGCACAACACCCACCCCCAGCCACAAGAAACAGCCCAACAGCCCCCAATCAATTAAATGCCTATAGGGCACAGAAATAAGAGAATGTGACCAAGGACTGTGTGCGTAAGAGAGAATGTGACCTTTGAATGTAACGATTGACCAGGTTGAGGGGAATGTAACCAGGTGGAGGTACAAGACCGAGCTTTGGACATGAGGAAGTGTGATTGGGCAGGTACAGATCTATGACCTGTATTGCGTGAACGCGACTTGGTACAGGACTAAGCCTTAGATGAAGGAATGCGAGCTGATGGAGGTACAGTAAGCAACAGGACTGGGACTTGCGTTGAGGGAGAGCGCCCAGGTGGAGGTACCTTGGTGGAGCCCAGGTTGATGTTGGAGGTGGAGGCGGCGGAGGCTGCAGCAGGCCGCTCGGAGCTGTCGGCCATGTACAGAACGCTCCACAGCAGCGTGACCGAGGACATGATGGTGTGCAGGATGGACAGAATCCCAGCACGGGCCTCCGACAGCTGCTTCTGATCCACACTCACCTGCAACTGTGAGAGAAACTGAGATGTCATTGATTGGTCCAGGCAAGCACTGGTATAGGTACAGATGCTCAGGATGACTGTGATTCCTTCAGAGCTTGCTCACCTGATGGTACTGGGAAGACTGGTCCAGCAGGCAGTAATGAATGATGGCAGTCACTCCCTCCAGCACAGTAAGAATCAGGTCAGGCGGGATGCACAGCGCCATCCACTGGGGCCTAGAGGTAAAAGCATAAGAGCATTAAACATATGgccaaaaatgtcattttgaatcCATCAAGCTCAAATGGACACAAACAGGGTCGTACTTGGTGTCAGACAGTCCAGTCTCGTAGCGGTACTGCTGGATAAGGTTGTCCAGGTTACGGCAAAGCTGGAGGGTGACGGAGGCCACCACGCGGCGCAGCACCCTGCCCATATAAGGCAGCGTGGCGGTGATGAGGCCGATCCACTGCGGGTGCATCTTGCAGGTGTAGTGCTGGTGGAGGGCGCGGATGACGGCACACAGGAACATGCCCTGCGCCGTGATTGGCTGGCCCTGGAGGTACTGCAGCGAGGTCATGGGCTGCTGCGGGTTCACATGCTCCACCTCCCCCGGCGGCTCTGGCCCCGGCACAGGCaccgcccccagccccggccccgcccccagccccgcctccccgccctcCTCGGGCGGGGCCATGACGCGGCGCTCCAGCACCACCAGGCTCTGCAGGAGGCGGAGCAGCTGCGACTGCACCGCGCTGCAGCCGTCCATCTGGTCCTCCGACAGGTTGACCACGCTGTCCTCCGACAGCCCCTCCTCCACGGCCGGCAGGttggccccgcccgcccgctgcTCGTGCCACTTCTGCGCGCTGAAGATGGTGGACAGCAGGCAGTGGAGCACCACCTTCTGCACCTTGCACTTGGAGAGCACGTCCCCGATGAAGCTGGAGAAGCCCTTGGCCGAGCCCTCGGCCACCTTGGAGAGCTCGGTGAAGAGCAGGGTGAGGACCTCGATGCTGGTCAGCTGCATGCTGCGGTTCCCCGCCAGGTCCTGGGGCGCGGCCGCCACGTGCGCCGAGTAGTAGCTGCGCAGGAAGTAGAGGCAGAGCGAGATGAGGATCTCGATGAACATGGCGCTGCGGAaggagtgcgagtgcgagtcgGGCGGGATGGCGCTGTAGAAGTCCTTGCCCATGACGGAGATGCGGTGGCGGGCCAGCAGGTTCTGCAGCAGCGACAGCTGCGGCGTGTACGTGTTGTTGATGCTGGTGGTGGAGATGGCGCCCACGAAGCCGGCCGGCGCGGCCTTGAGCATGGCGGCGACGGCCGAGAGGGCGTGGAGGGCGCGCGAGGAGTCGTAGAGCTGCAGGTAGAGCAGCACGTGCTGGTAGAGCGGGTGGATGTTGAGGCGGGCGGGCGAGGCCgagcggcgggcggcggcggcagtgGCGCTGCCCCCGGGGGAGCCCACGTCGCTCTCGATCTCCGACACCTCACCCTCGCCGCAGCTGTACCAGTTCTCCAGGTCCAGGCTGTCGCCGAAGAAGATGTTGGGCTGCTTGGCGCGCTCGGCCTGGGCCCGCCGCTggcgctcctcctccttcctcttgcTCCTCTTCACCTTGGGCTTGGCGCCCGGCGACTTGTCGGCCAGCCGCTCCATGATCTTGCTCTTCAGGCTGAGCTGGGTGCTGCTGTGGCTGCGCTTGCGGGCGCGGTCGTCCGGCCCCAGCagggcggggtcgggggcggAGTCGGGGAGGGTGACtatggagggggaggagctgtgGCGGGTCATGCTCTCGTGGGGCTCCTCGTCCCCCGTGTCAGAGGTCACCGACAGGAAGTCCAGCGTCTGACCAGCTCCAGGCTCCGAGGGGCCGTGGccccgggcggggccggggtcGTACTGCGGGCCCCCGGAGGTGTCCGAGGAGTTGGAGCTGTCCGAGTCCACCTGGGCCGGCCAGGGGTCCGAGGGGGACGGCGTTTTGGAcgcgtcctcctcctccgcccgcgCCACCCGGTCCACCAGGTCGGCCAGCAGCGCCGTCACCGCCTCCTTCACGGACTCGTCCTCGGGGGGTGCGGCCGGGGCGTGGTTGCGCGGGGCCGGGGAGCAGTCGCCGCCGTCCCCGTTCGGCTGCCCGTCGGGCTCCTCGAAACTGGGCTCCTCGGTGGAGGAGCGGGACGCGCCCGACTCAGAGCTCGgcggctccccctgctggtcctgCGAGGGGAAGTTGGTGCTGAGCGGCAGGTTCTCACTGCTGAGGCTGAGCAGGGACAGGCTTTCGCTCAGAGGGTTCACCGTGAGGCTAAAGGGCTCCATGTCGTCCAGCGGCAGGCCACACCCATGCCCCGCCCTCGGATCGTCCGCCTGCAGCTGGCCAAAGTCTGACAGCAgtacagtgagagagggagaggtgagcAAGGATATCTGTGATGATGacactgataataataataacaataataataattccagaacattatttattcatgtatgtCACAATGGGgtgacatggctcaggaggtaagagcgattgtctggcagtcggagggttgccggttcaaaccccagcctgggcgtgtcaaagtgtccttgagcaagacacctaacccctaactgctctggcgaatgagaggcatcaattgtaaagtgctttggataaaagcgctatataaatgcagtccatttaccatttactgtgtttttttttgggtgcacTCACGGTCTGAGAAAGACATGTAGATCGGCCCCGAGCCGTCGGGGTCGGTGGGGCCGGGGAAGGCCCGGGCCCACTGGCACTGGGCCTGCACGCGCTGGATGGACACGCGGTGGGTCTTcgggtggagcagcagcagcagcagcggctcCAGCACTCGGGCGATGTCGTGTCTCTGCAGAACCTGGTTCAACCAGGCCCGGCCCACCGCGCTCGCCGAACCATCCCAATAACTCAGACTGTCCAACATGATGAAGAGAgacctgagacagacagagagagagagagagagagagagagagagagagagaagcagaaattagaaaggagggaaaaggaaaacaagagGACGGTATTATTAGAAGCTATGGAGATTGGTCAATAGTAGTTTAAAAAAGCCCCTCTGTTTGTTGGTTCTATCATCCAAAATGTCGAGACAAAGACTCATGTGTTATAAAGTGGCTAATTCTTTCAGTCAACTGGAGGAGGAAAACCTATAATGGATGAAAAAACAGCACATATGACACTGCAGAATACCTGTCAAAGGTGCGATTGAAAGGGGAAGACTTGGTGATGTTGAGGTCTCTGGTCAGGTGCCAGAGCACAGAAAACTTCACATGGGCCTCCAAACGAATTCTCTGTAAGTCACACAAGCTTTGGATTAACCGAAAATGTGCAGATCTATCACACCACAATCACTCAACCCTGAAACCACTGTAAAATAACACACAGACAACAAACAATCACACCTTTAGATGGCTCATGGCACATGACCCATGTCACAGAACCTGCCCTCTCAACCCAAATCCAAGCCCtaataatttgattaaaataaatgtttggatCAACCATCACTTTCAAAGAATTGTATTATAACatgtttcaaatttaaatttaaattttttttaaatttttaaataattacgcacacgcaaacgcacacgcacatgcacacgcacatgcacatgcacatgcacacgcaccacaGGACTCACCTTGTCCCAGTGCATGAGCTGCTGGCTGATGACGTCCTCACAGATGCTGGAGGAGGGCACCAGGTTGTGCAGCTGGTAGAAAAGCTCCACGCTGCGCTGGTGGTGCTGGGGCGTCCCCTCTCCCAGCTGGTCCCACAGGATCAGGGCCACATGCTGGAGGGGGACACCAGCAGCAGTTTGAGACAGGTACAGAACAATAGCTCCCAAACTGGGTCAGGACCAGTAGTGAGGGAAAAGTGGGTTGAGAAATTCAATAAATTCATGTATCCTACACTTGTGTAACTTATGATGTAATACACTTCCCTTTGACTTACACACcagtcaaattaaacactgcaccTGGTACATGGCCTGTTACCAGTTATGCagttcttcaaaaatatttaaattgcatattttcaatgtatataAGCCTATATCTTGATATGTTGTTAAAATTGCTATTTTCATCCAGAAAGCTGCTTCTTGCGTAAtatacaacctccccagacttAGCCATGTcactcctcttctcctctctccactAGTTACCGACTCACATTAAATTCAAAATCTTGGCGCTAGCTAAAAGGACCGCTCCATTATATCTTCAAAGATCCGGCTCTATAAACCTGCCAGACTTCTCCACCCCGGCTGCCcggcccctcctccccacctccctgctcatCTCAGTCACGCCACCggtctgttctggccccctgGTGGAGGAATGACCTTCCCACTGCAgacaggacagcagaaacccttccCTTCTTCTGAAGCAGGCAGAATATCCCACCTTATACTTCGCCAGTCCTCCCCAACTTTCCTTAACCATCCACTTTCTTTCTATTTGAATTTGGATTCTGGGAGAGTAATGTTACAGGGATAACTGTGTAACAGTTAGCTGTGTAGTGGTACATGTAATTGTTGGGCTGAACTAGTTTATTATCTGTGCATTCTCGGTAGTGTTGCACTTTAGCATTCCTGAGACCAACAATGATGTCTCAACTTTCGTAAGACACTCGGGATAAGAATAACTGATAACTGACTGCAACATATTACGgggtgaaaaatgtatttgcacatAAAGCAGATCCTTGAGAAATACTGCTCCAGACTCTGAAAACAAGCACCTGCCCGTAGGGCCGTCCATCCCTCCACTGACCTTAAAGAACTCCGTCTTCTCGGCGATGAACTTCAGGATGCCCTGGGTGAGGGGGGGCCTGATCACCACAGCGACGCGGCCCTGGCTGGGGCTGACGGGCTGGTGGGTGGAGTCCGGGCCGCCCGTGCTCTCGGCGGTCACCATGGCGACGGACTGGGCGAGGCCCACCAGGTCCATGACCAGGGAGATGGCCACGGCCTGCACGCTGAAGTCTCCCGCCGAGCAGCAGGCGTCCATCAGCGTCTGCAGCCAGGGGGCCGGCCGCACGTGTTCGCTGTCTGAGAGACGGACAGGTGCGCGCGTTAGGCCCGGAGGACAATGCATTCTACAGCATGCTTTAGCCttgcataacattacatttattcagcagacgcctttatccaaagcgacgtctgcacaactacaaaacacaggttccataaggtacaatactcatttagtacagctatttctagccaagaacacagttcagttcacgcagtgaccactattctgacctaacttacaCCAAGACCTAACTTACATATACACTTTAATTACATACAGACATTGCATATTACACATACACTTCAACTACATACAGGCCAGAGCTAATAAAGGccagaaatgtttattaaagaGGGACAAAGATATGCATTACTGACTGAGATGATCATAATAGAGGAACAGAAGATGGAGAATATGTTAcagaagataaaaatgaaaacagatgttCACTGTGAgggtaaatatttattaaagtgATGGGAGAGACATTTATTATACAGGGGAGAGATCACCActatagcaaaaaaataaaggtttattaTAGCATTGATAAAAGAGAGTAAAATGGTGTAGGACAGACGTGTATTAGTATTCATGATGAGAGGCATAAAGGGGGAGAGATGGACATTATAGTGCTAATTagagagcacagagaagtaGACAGAAGGCACAGATGCTCATTGATTTCAGAGGGAGCTCACTGTTCCTTTGATTCCCACCTGTGAGCTCTTCCCTGGTGGGCGTCGACTTCAGGTTGCCCTCGGCGATGTAGACGGGGAAGCTGGAGCATTCCAAGAAGAGCTGGCAGGCGGCAGTGAAGGCGCCCAGGCACTCCCTCTgctgcgccccctggtggccagcCCTATCGTCCTCCGATGCTTCGccctccagccccgccctcacCACCTCCATGTGCGCAggcctctccctgcccccacccGCAGGGGGCGTGATGTGCAGGGTCACCAGACGAGTCAGAAAGTGCTGGAACTCCTCCAGGCAGCACTGCATTACCGGCTTGTCCTGGGGTTTGGTCtgggccggccccgccccgccccagccccggccccgccccacaAGGCCGTCGCTGGGAGAGGAGGCGTCCTCTGGTCCACCCTTCTCAGAAGGGGAGTCCAGGGCAGCAGCAGGAGCTTGGGCAACCTCCTGGGGCCGGTCTGCCTGGTACTGGATGAAATCGGAGAAGACGCTCTCTGAGGACTGGCTGCTGGGGATGCTCTCCCTGTCCTCCGGCCCCTCCCCGCCAGGGGGTTCCAGGGCTGTGGCCAAggcctggagagggagagaggtaagagggagagagggagaaggggaaggagggaTAGAAGCAGAGGGGAGTGGGGAAAGGTTAAAAAACTGCTCTGCTGTTGGGGATTACCCCGATATCAACACCAAGTCTACACCATTACAGTTACAAGCTGCGGAGGAGAAGCCCTCATCCACAGGGACttgcacagacacatttttacaatccatttatacctGGTTATTTAAATAAGGtcattcaggttaagtgccctGCTCTGGATACAATGGTAGTTCCCCACTGTAGAATTCAACCTGCAACATATAAGCCTTGTTCCTGTTCCTGAACTACtttactccacactgctgcagccTCCACACACATGCCCAGCATGCCATTTTGTGGGCAGGCTCAGGGACTCCCAGCACAGTCTTGTGCTTCTGGACTCAGATGGTGAATGGCGTGCATAGAGTTCCCAGGTAGGAggagttggggggagggggaaggtaGATACCCACAGGGCCAGCAAGACAGCCCATGAGCCTCCACAGGGAGCGAAAGAGGCACATCTGCTGCCCCCACCCTagggtaccccccccccccccgcaaagtTTTCACTATTCGCGCTCCATCGGAGTCTGAAACGCGGAGAGACAGGAGACGAGGCAGAGCCAGGCTCCGAAACACCTTCAATCGCATCTGTCTGGGGCCGCGAGACAAGACCCTGCCCCTGTCTGTCCCGGGACGGCCCAGAGGGGCGCGGCCGGACGGGAAAGGAAGCCCATTGTTTCCCGTAAAACCGCCGTCCCCGACGCGCAGGCGTCCTGGCGGTAACAGCCGCAGCACAGGAAGGCTGCTCTGTGGCTGAGGGGAGGCCCGGCGCACGCCCACGGCACTGCTGCCATTAGGGCGCACGCAGAGAGCGGCAGGAGCGTCCTGCACGGCCGCTCACGCCAGGGAGGGTCTCATCTAATCTCCGCTCGAGCGACGAGAAAGAAAGACGAAGGCCTCACTGCCAGGCTTTAAACACAAAGAGAATGAGTCTGGACTGATTACCACTCCGAGCCATGTTTGAGTCCCCCCGACAGGGACAGAACTATTGGGGGGCAGCACGACatgcccaacaaggaaagagaACAATTTATTGCATGAGAATCAGGCTTAATGAGGCTGAATGAACATGTGCACACGGCCTTACAGTGACCTGACTAACGATGCGCCACCCTGCTCTGCACCTCAAAGGCCACCGTGTCTGCTGGCTTCCCTTCAAACAGCACTTTACCGCATGACATGACTAATTAGTGCAGCCACGGAACCAAAAACCTCCTCTTCCCATTCTGAGAGTAGGAAAACAAGCAAGGACCAAACAACAGTGTATAGCATATATTCTCTGTTGAGTAAAGTGTGTTAAATGCCATGTAAATGGCACTCTAATGTgtatatcacacacatacatgtggtCTATAGCACGCAAAGCTTGCTCTATAGTATGTTATGTGCACTCTATAGTACATGATAAACAGTAATAGATTGGATGAATGGCCTCTTCTCTTCATTATGCATTCTTATGTAGTATGTAAAGGGCATGCTGTAGAGTGTAAAGGACAGTAGTTTAAAAGCTATTTTGTAGTGTGGAAAGGGCACTCTTCTGCACTGGGTAAAGGGCACTCTGTAGGGCATATGGAGCACCCTGTAGTGTGGAGGCACTCTGACATAGAGCACCTGTAGTGTGGAAAAGGCACTCTTCTGCACTGGGTAAAGGGCACTCTGAAGGGCACAGAGAGCACTCCTGTAGTGTGGAAAGGCACTCttctgccggggggggggagctgaggTAAAGGGCACTCTGTAGGGCATAAGGAGCACCCTGTAGTGTGGAAAGGGCACTCTTCTGCACTGGGTAAAGGGCACTCTGCAGGGCATAGGGGGCACACTGTAGTGTGGAAAGAGCACTCTTCTGCACTGGGTAAAGGGCACTCTGCAGGGCATAGGGCACCCTGTAGTGTGGAAAGGGCACTCTTCTGCACTGGGTAAAGGGCACTCTGAAGGGCATATGGAGCACCCTGTAGTGTGGAAAGGGCACTCTTCTGCACTGGGTAAAGGGCACTCTGAGGGCATAGGGGCACCTGTAGTGTGGAAAGGGCACTCTTCTGTGTGGTAAAGGGCACTCTGTCATCATAAGTGCACATCTGTAGCACGTACTAAACCGTCTCATAAGTGCTCCACGCCGCCGTCTCCCCGCGCTCTTGTCCCTGGCGGCGGCAGTGCCGCCCCCCGGTGGCAGGGTCAGGGGGGACACGAGGGGGGGCTGGACCTTGCTGAGGATCTTGGAGCAGAGACGCAGGCAGTGCGTAAGCTCGCCCAGCTGCAGGGCCTGCAGGTGGGAGGTGAGCGCGGACACCATGCGCAGCAGCAGCTGGGGCAGGTGCTCCGTCTGGATCTCGATGTAcgtctcctgcagggggcagcgaGGAGTCAAAATCACCGCCGTTGGTTCACTCTCAAAATATACGCCAAGAAATTAGAGAGAGCCTAAAAACTTTCAATAATTTGGCGTGTTACTGCCTTTCAACACCGCTCTGTAAAGCCGAATTTCCTTTAAACACACTGCTGGGTGGATCTAACTTTCCTCTCAAACTGCCTCTTCTACAAGCAGTGGTAATGTCAGCCTTCTCTCTTATAACGGCTGTGCATGCACTTAACTCCAATACCTTAAACAGTTATTATACAGTTATT carries:
- the dop1a gene encoding protein dopey-1, which translates into the protein MNAEELELLSDSKYRNYVAAVDKALKNFEYSSEWADLISALGKLNKVLQNNAKYQVVPKKLTIGKRLAQCLHPALPSGVHRKALETYEIIFKIIGPKRLAKDLFLYSSGLFPLLTNAAMSVKPALLGLYETYYLPLGKTLKPGLQGLLTGVLPGLEEGSEYYDRTNTLLEKVAAAVEQSAFYSALWGSILTSPAVRLPGVTFVLLHLNRKLSMEDQLYIMGSDIELMVEAVSTSVQDSSVLVQRSTLDLILFCFPFHMSQATRPDMIRILSAALHVVLRRDMSLNRRLYAWLLGFDNNGVRTGPRSTRNSSPEEHATYYCNTFSKDMLVQAMVGILQGKARGGEEESVLMHDLKPFRILLSLLDKPELGPAILEDVLIEVFRTLYTQCRAELDLQNQSPFSKDHTQLSSKLRENKKTAELIKTANLLFNSFEPYYMWDYIARCFEDCCRRTLNSHLQVGAAGKSEPSELSLLEFCHLVDFLLDIVSLPTRSMRVICQETYIEIQTEHLPQLLLRMVSALTSHLQALQLGELTHCLRLCSKILSKVQPPLVSPLTLPPGGGTAAARDKSAGRRRRGALMRRFSRALATALEPPGGEGPEDRESIPSSQSSESVFSDFIQYQADRPQEVAQAPAAALDSPSEKGGPEDASSPSDGLVGRGRGWGGAGPAQTKPQDKPVMQCCLEEFQHFLTRLVTLHITPPAGGGRERPAHMEVVRAGLEGEASEDDRAGHQGAQQRECLGAFTAACQLFLECSSFPVYIAEGNLKSTPTREELTDSEHVRPAPWLQTLMDACCSAGDFSVQAVAISLVMDLVGLAQSVAMVTAESTGGPDSTHQPVSPSQGRVAVVIRPPLTQGILKFIAEKTEFFKHVALILWDQLGEGTPQHHQRSVELFYQLHNLVPSSSICEDVISQQLMHWDKRIRLEAHVKFSVLWHLTRDLNITKSSPFNRTFDRSLFIMLDSLSYWDGSASAVGRAWLNQVLQRHDIARVLEPLLLLLLHPKTHRVSIQRVQAQCQWARAFPGPTDPDGSGPIYMSFSDHFGQLQADDPRAGHGCGLPLDDMEPFSLTVNPLSESLSLLSLSSENLPLSTNFPSQDQQGEPPSSESGASRSSTEEPSFEEPDGQPNGDGGDCSPAPRNHAPAAPPEDESVKEAVTALLADLVDRVARAEEEDASKTPSPSDPWPAQVDSDSSNSSDTSGGPQYDPGPARGHGPSEPGAGQTLDFLSVTSDTGDEEPHESMTRHSSSPSIVTLPDSAPDPALLGPDDRARKRSHSSTQLSLKSKIMERLADKSPGAKPKVKRSKRKEEERQRRAQAERAKQPNIFFGDSLDLENWYSCGEGEVSEIESDVGSPGGSATAAAARRSASPARLNIHPLYQHVLLYLQLYDSSRALHALSAVAAMLKAAPAGFVGAISTTSINNTYTPQLSLLQNLLARHRISVMGKDFYSAIPPDSHSHSFRSAMFIEILISLCLYFLRSYYSAHVAAAPQDLAGNRSMQLTSIEVLTLLFTELSKVAEGSAKGFSSFIGDVLSKCKVQKVVLHCLLSTIFSAQKWHEQRAGGANLPAVEEGLSEDSVVNLSEDQMDGCSAVQSQLLRLLQSLVVLERRVMAPPEEGGEAGLGAGPGLGAVPVPGPEPPGEVEHVNPQQPMTSLQYLQGQPITAQGMFLCAVIRALHQHYTCKMHPQWIGLITATLPYMGRVLRRVVASVTLQLCRNLDNLIQQYRYETGLSDTKPQWMALCIPPDLILTVLEGVTAIIHYCLLDQSSQYHQLQVSVDQKQLSEARAGILSILHTIMSSVTLLWSVLYMADSSERPAAASAASTSNINLGSTKNLRQQILELLGPISMNHGAHFMAAIAYVWNERRHSKSLARNKVIPTASDEQLLLVELVRSVSAMRTETVMQTVKEVLKQPPAIAKDKKHLSLEVCMLQFFYAYVQRIPVSSLVDSWPALLALLKDSIQLGLPSPGQFLILGILNEFILKNPNLENKKDQRELQDVTHKVVEAIGTIAGSSLEQTTWLRRNLEVKASPQIVVDGASLEADVEDLMLTVAEASSFTPSVFSVHALTLLAEVLAHLLDMVFYSDEKERVIPLLVNIMHYVVPYLRNHSAHNAPSYRACIQLLSSLSGYQYTRRAWKKEAFDLFMDHTFFQMDSSCVSHWRAIIDHLMTHDKTTFRDLMTRVAVAQSSSLNLFTNRDAELEQRAMLLKRLAFTIYSSEVDQYQKYLPDIQERLVESLRLPQVPILHAQVFLFFRVLLLRMSPQHLTSLWPTMITELVQVFLLMEQELISDDDITRTSGPAVAGLETTYSGGNGFSTSYNSQRWLNLYLSACKLLDLALALPSESLPQFQMYRWAFIPEASDDSGLEVRRQGTHQREFKPYVVRLAKLLRKRAKKNPEEDVSGRTLTWEPGHLLLTLYGIRSMEQLLPFFNLLSQVFNSKVSSRSGPAHSPTPSTNPYPSKDGKLESQKVFWSRARQNIEEMVEKDFLEGLIKT